The following coding sequences are from one Vulpes vulpes isolate BD-2025 chromosome 12, VulVul3, whole genome shotgun sequence window:
- the LOC112912135 gene encoding olfactory receptor 10C1-like: MNASCSLWQDNSLSVKHFSFAKFSEITEQCFLLFTLILLMFLASLTGNALIALAIWTNPVLHTPMYFFLANLSVLEIGYTCSVIPKMLQSLVSEARGISREGCATQMFFFTLFAISECCLLAAMAFDRYTAICSPLHYATRMSRGVCSQLAVVSWGVGCIVGLGQTNYIFSLNFCGPCEIDHFFCDLPPILALACGDTSHNEVAVFVVAILCISSPFLLIIASYGRILAAVLIMPSPEGRRKALSTCSSHLLVVTLFYGSGSVTYLRPKASHSPGTDKLLALFYTVVTSMLNPIIYSLRNKEVKAALWRTLGRKNVLTHG, encoded by the coding sequence ATGAATGCCAGCTGTTCCTTGTGGCAGGACAACAGCTTGTCTGTCAAGCACTTCTCATTCGCCAAGTTCTCTGAGATCACTGAACAGTGTTTCCTTTTATTCACCCTCATCCTACTCATGTTTTTAGCATCCCTGACGGGCAATGCCCTCATAGCCCTTGCCATCTGGACCAACCCGGTCCTCCACAcgcccatgtacttcttcctggcCAACCTATCTGTCTTAGAGATTGGCTACACTTGCTCGGTCATACCCAAGATGCTGCAGAGCCTTGTGAGTGAGGCTCGGGGCATCTCCAGGGAGGGCTGTGCTACACAGATGTTTTTCTTCACATTATTTGCTATCAGCGAATGCTGTCTTTTGGCAGCCATGGCTTTTGACCGCTACACGGCCATATGCTCCCCACTCCACTATGCAACTCGAATGAGTCGTGGTGTGTGTTCCCAGTTGGCTGTGGTTTCATGGGGAGTGGGTTGCATTGTAGGTTTGGGCCAGACCAACTATATTTTCTCCTTGAACTTCTGTGGCCCCTGTGAAATAGATCACTTCTTTTGTGACCTCCCGCCTATCTTGGCTCTTGCCTGTGGCGATACATCCCATAATGAAGTTGCAGTCTTTGTCGTGGCCATTCTTTGCATTTCCAGCCCATTTTTACTAATCATTGCTTCCTATGGCAGAATCCTAGCTGCTGTTCTGATCATGCCCTCACCTGAAGGCCGCCGTAAAGCTCTTTCCACCTGTTCTTCCCACCTGCTTGTAGTGACACTCTTCTATGGCTCTGGGTCTGTCACCTACTTGAGACCCAAGGCCAGCCATTCACCAGGAACAGATAAACTCCTAGCTCTGTTCTACACAGTGGTGACATCCATGCTCAATCCCATCATCTACAGTTTACGGAACAAGGAGGTCAAGGCAGCTCTCTGGAGAACCCTGGGtagaaaaaatgttttgactCATGGGTAG